Proteins encoded within one genomic window of Kibdelosporangium phytohabitans:
- a CDS encoding class I SAM-dependent methyltransferase: MVPNEEWLFDRFAALSERSGCVLTALDFGCGSGRMITRSLAAGVGDFWGADTYYGEGEIFTNDGGAVAAATRRRIKVLVPGEPLPFDDDTFDYVCSNQVFEHVEDLPWTLRELARVTRPGGTQVHLFPTRELLVEAHLGVPLIHRLPVGRRAAWARRFYPRAHHAKETASFEEWWKSMGPFLAENTFYRSRGEYEDVLGQHFRVTHVERQKLAYHLGRSRLRPFARLVPTRLELMRVGMAVHLRPW, encoded by the coding sequence GTGGTGCCCAACGAGGAATGGTTGTTCGACCGATTTGCCGCACTTTCCGAGCGCAGCGGGTGTGTGCTCACCGCGCTGGACTTCGGTTGCGGCAGCGGACGGATGATCACGCGGAGCCTCGCGGCGGGCGTCGGCGACTTCTGGGGTGCGGACACGTACTACGGCGAGGGCGAGATCTTCACCAACGACGGCGGTGCTGTCGCGGCGGCCACACGCCGGCGGATCAAGGTCCTCGTGCCTGGCGAGCCGTTGCCGTTCGACGACGACACGTTCGACTACGTGTGCTCCAACCAGGTCTTCGAGCACGTGGAGGACCTGCCGTGGACGCTGCGGGAGCTCGCTCGTGTCACCCGCCCCGGCGGGACGCAGGTCCACCTGTTCCCCACGCGGGAGCTGCTCGTGGAGGCACATCTCGGCGTTCCCCTGATCCACCGGCTGCCGGTGGGCAGGCGCGCGGCGTGGGCGCGGAGGTTCTATCCCCGTGCCCACCACGCGAAGGAGACGGCGTCGTTCGAGGAATGGTGGAAGTCGATGGGACCGTTCCTGGCCGAGAACACCTTCTACCGTTCCCGCGGCGAGTACGAAGACGTGCTGGGTCAGCACTTCCGCGTGACGCACGTCGAACGGCAGAAACTCGCGTACCACCTCGGCCGTTCCCGGCTGCGGCCGTTCGCGCGGCTGGTCCCCACCAGGCTCGAGCTGATGCGCGTCGGGATGGCCGTCCATTTACGGCCCTGGTGA
- a CDS encoding SsgA family sporulation/cell division regulator, producing MTSEHATIRAAIQFGLRAHPSGPVRVRAELSYDTRDPFAVVAEFHTGRGSVRWIFARSLLADGLIAGAGLGDLRIGPATDPELVMFELSTPDGGAMLEAPAQQLADFLDRTYDHIPPSEEHEWFDFDHEMSKLA from the coding sequence ATGACCAGTGAGCACGCCACGATCCGCGCCGCGATCCAGTTCGGTCTCCGGGCGCACCCGTCCGGGCCGGTGCGGGTGCGCGCCGAGCTGAGCTACGACACCCGCGACCCGTTCGCGGTGGTCGCCGAGTTCCACACCGGCCGCGGCTCGGTGCGGTGGATCTTCGCCAGGAGCCTGCTGGCCGACGGCCTGATCGCGGGCGCGGGCCTGGGAGACCTGCGCATCGGCCCGGCCACCGACCCCGAGCTGGTGATGTTCGAGCTGTCCACGCCCGACGGCGGCGCCATGCTGGAGGCGCCCGCGCAGCAGCTCGCCGACTTCCTGGACCGGACCTACGACCACATCCCGCCCAGCGAGGAACACGAGTGGTTCGACTTCGACCACGAGATGAGCAAACTCGCCTGA